The segment CTCCTAAATTTAATTGATTCACAAAAATGATAACGTTTTCTTTGTTTTAGGTATATGAACAAATCATAGAACTTTCACAACAAATTATAGGTAACATGAACAAAAAAACTGATTTTGATCGTCGATCGAAATCAGTTTTTGTATTGTTGATTCGCTATTATGCCCTTTTACGATAGATTTTATTTGAAACCCTCATGAAACCAATCAACTATAATAAAACTTGGATTGTCTGTCAGCATGATTAGTTACTTCAACATTTTGACTTTTCGTCGTTTGTTCAGTGATGACGGATTTTTCAATCATTCATTCCCTCGCTGAAAACTCGAATCTCATAAACGATTTCTTCTAATGTTCCAGTGGAAGCTTCTGCTTCGATCGCAAGAACAGTCGACTTTTTTTTAAATATTTCTGGAAACAACTCTGGAAGGCGCTCACCGTAACTTTTAGGACTAAATCGGCATGCGTATTCTCCACTAGGTAAAATCTTGATATTGTTACCGACATTTTTTGTAGGCTTGATTTCTATATACATATACTGGTGCACGTTTTTATCAATAAATTCATAGAGAATACCAAAATCATATAAAGGCTCATACCCTGCTTCCATCGATCGATCAAACAAATTGGCTGCTTCTGTATAAAGTGTCTTTTTGTTATCAGTCTGTTGATAAGGAAAAACATATAAGTACTTTTCTGACAATTGCCGAATATGTTGCTTTTTAGAATGTCGATATGTTTTTAACAAATTAATTTCTTCTTTTACCTCTTGCATTCCTTTTAAATTTTGTTGGAGCGAATCGATTTTTTGTTTCATTAATTCTTCGCTATATGATAAAAAAGATAGGTAATCGATGGAATTATTCGGATCACTGAAGCGATGTAATTCCTTTAAAGGCAACCCAATCTCTACACATGCTTGAATCAGCTCGACCGCACTCACTTGCGCTAAGGAATAATAGCGATAGCCAGAATCTGGATTGATGTATACCGGCAATAATACCCCGACTTGTTCACAATATCTTAACGATTTAATATTGACACCGGTTATTTTCGCCAATTCTCCGATACTCAACAATTCACTTCTTTTGTCCATTTCTCTCATTATAATTCTCCTACATGATAATAATCTTTAATATCAAGCGTTCAGATACTGATTATATCATAAACTATTTTTACATATTATATTTTATCGTTATTTTTTAATCTAAAACCATTCACATAGATTGCTTTATTTAATATTTTTCATCCATAAATTTTGATAAACAGCTATATTTATAACGTTTTAAATTCATCTTTATTTTAGTTATATATAAAAAACAAATGAACCATTAACACAATTTCAATGATTCATTAGATAAAGATATAATAATTCCGAATCTTCTCTATTTTTGAGACAACTAAAAAAACTACCACCATCAACTTTATCTAAGCTGATAGTAGCAGTTTTCTCTTACTTAATAGATATGATAATCCGACTGTCCTTCTTGTTCAATTGTAATGACTAGTCGATGCGGCAAACAGATACTTGTTTGTCCAGGTTCCGAGATCCAGTCAGTTCTGACAGCGATTTGATCGGGACTATTATCTTCTTTAACTCTGATCTTGCCTTCATGGATTTCGACAATATTGTATTGGGTATCAGATGGATAGTAAGTCACCATCTTGCTACTGATTTCATCTAAATCAAATCGTTCGACTTCTTTTCCGTCGATTTTGACTACTGCATACTTCACACTATTACCGATTTCTGCGTTATCAAATGACAAAGCAAAGACAATTGTCGGAACGAAAGAAGCAACTACCAGAATACTAATAATGATGATATCCCAAGGTTTTATACCTGATTTACGAAAGTTGTGCATATTGATTGTCCTTTTGGATTTTCTTATTCTATCCTTTTATCGATCTTCTAAATAGATGTTGATTTGTTGTTCGTCATCATAATCCAGTTGATCAGTTTCAAGCATTTCCATTAATTCTATTTTCAAGTCTACAGGAATCTCCCAGAAGCCGTCAATAGATTTGAACAAATCGGCGTCATACTTTTGAAAAATAGGATAAATGTCCAAAAATTCTTCAAAGGACAAGTTTTGTTTTTCGTAATAGTCTTTGACAAGGCCTTGCTCTAGCGCATGTTCTGTAGGAAGGCCAGTTTCTGTGATCAGTTTCTTATCGACCATCGCACGATAGAATTCCCCTTTATCTACAGGTTCTTTCACCGTTTCCGAATAATATTTGATTCCTTGTTCGACTAATGGCGGATAAATAATTTCCATTTCTTGAACCCCCTTGCAGCTTCCAATCGGTTATTCTGTCACTTTGCGTCCTTTATAGTAGCCTTTTAAAGAGACATGATGGCTTCGACGATAATCACCAGTCAACTCGTCAAAAGAAATCTCTGGTTTCGTCAAACTTTGGTGTGTTCGTCGCAAACGTTTTTTTGCTTTCGATGTTTTTCTTGCTGGTACTGCCATAACTTTTTCCTCCTATTTTACCAACTTGCTTTTTTAACTCCTGGGATCAATCCTTGATGTGCCAGTTCTCTAAAAGTGATTCGAGACATGCCAAATTTTCTCATGTAGCCTCGAGGACGTCCATCTGTTTGATCTCTAAGTTTTAAACGATTAGGATTGGACTCTTTGGGCAACTTAGCTAGTCCTTCATAATCATTTGCTGCTTTCAACTCTTGACGTTGTTCACTATATTTATTGATCAAAGCTACTTGCTTATTCATTTTTGCAATTTTTGATTTTTTTGCCACTAATAATCTGCTCCTTTATTTCACTTTATATTATCCAAATCGTAACTATTACGTTTTAGGTAGAACAACAATACCATGTATTTATTTGTTTGTCAAAAAAGTAACACTAATAAAAAATATGGCTGATCGACCTTGTACTGAGCGTGTGTTTTTGAGAACATTGAAAAAGCACCCATGATATGTATCACATCCATCACGGTGAGCTTTTTTTATTATTAACTACCTCAAATGTAATTAAACAATTCAGCCATTATATATTGATTTTTTGCAATGCTTTCGTAGGCACTTCGTTTTCTGATACTTCACTCCAGCGCTTTCCTTGTAAACCTTTTGCATCGATTTTACAAGTATCGACCTTACTTTAATTTGTGATCCGCTAATTTTATTTACTGTTTGTTGAGTGTCATCTTCATCGTATCCTTCAAACGTCTAGAGATAATCCTTCCCTTTTTTATCCCCACTACTTGTTTTGACATAGTATTCTTTCACTTCTTTATCAGATAAAAAATTATCCGTTAATGCTTGAAAGCCTTCTGTCTTTGATTCAATAAAAAATGCACCGATTCCTAAAATAAGCGCAATTACTAATAATCCTTTTACTAGTTTTCCCATTATCATTCCCACTTCCCTATTCTTTTTCACTTCCTGTCTAAATTATAAAATAAGGCAATGATCCGAAATCTATTCTTCCTATGTTTAACTTACATTAACGTAATAGAATTTGTTTCTAACCATTGATTTTGAACTAGATAGAATAATGCAATAAAAATAACCCATAAAATCCAAACTATTCTCGGATTTTACAGGTTATGGGAAAAGAATTACTGCAACCATTGTTTTTGTTAAGCTTTAGTCTATCTTACAACTACCGCATATTTACGTGCATTATAAATATTCTCAAATGTTGCCCGATTCATCCAATAAGAACCACTGATAGGATCAGATACATGGACTTGATTACTTCCTTTATTATATCCATCAAGAGTGACCGCATGATTATTATTCGCTGCGATACCAAAATTCCAATTTCCCCAACGGATTGGCTGAAAGTTGATCGTCACCCAAGCAACAACCGGATGGCCATTTTTGACTTCGTTTAACAACGTACTCATCGAGCTACCTGAAATATTTTGGACATTTCCGTACTTCTTGCCCCACGCCGTCAAAGGTGTAGGATAAATTGCAGAATAAGTCCATGAGTTTTCGACAAATGGGCTGCCGACAAAACCGCTGTTTGGATTACCATTCGGAGATTTAGGAATTGTATTCAAAAATTGAGTCAAACTCCAGTTGGTGATCTTTCCTTTATATTGAAGTGCCTGTAATAAAGAAGCCCCTTCACATCCACTTGGCGCACCCAACGCATATTGGTTGTAATTTTTCACACCCAATAGCTTATAGTCCTCTTGATTTTGTTGACCACTGCCAACTGCGTACCAACCAACACCTTCATAGACCCAGCCTTGTTTCGTGATTACTTTTTTCTCGTTTTCATCTAATGTGTAATGGTGCCAGTTGACTCGTTTATTATATAAACGACTGACAGGAATGGCATTCGCTCCTTTATAGGAATACCAACCGATTCCTTCATACTTCCAGCCTTGTTTCGTGATACTATCTCTTTCTTTTGCGTTCAACGTATAAAAATGTTCTCCATTGTAGCGATTGTACAAACGATAGACTGGATCACCACTTGTCGGTGCCTGCCAACCAACACCTTCGTAATTCCAACCAATCCTTCTTAAATGATCTCGTTCACCAGTATCTCTCGTGTAAAAATGCTCCCCACTATGTGGATTGAATAAACGATACATTGGAATCGTTTGCACAGCTGCTCGAAATAATCTTGGAGAACCTTCGATCAATTCCTCTTTTGGCGCTTGCGTGATATCAGCTTCGTTTTTACCAGCTTTTTCCGGCGCTTGCAAAACTACTTCTACTCCATCGACGATTGCAGTTTGTGGTTGCTCTGGTTGAGCTTCTTTTGCTTCACTCGCTTGTACTGGTGGTGTTTGTTGTGTCTCTTGCGCGGGTATCTCTGTTTCTTTCTCTTGACTGACTTCATTCGTTTCTGTACTTTTTATCTGTGGAGCTGCTGACGTTTGAGTCGATTCAGTCGAGGTTTCCATTGTAGACGAATCCTCTGCAAAAACTTGACTCACACCAAACGAACTCGCTAAAATCGCAAGTATCGTGAACCCACAAATCCCCTTAGAAATAAATCCCCTTTTCATCTTTTTCCTCCTCATAAATGAACAAAAAATAGCAATAGATTTTACATAAGATGTTTCCTAAAAATATTATAACGATAATAATATAAACTCTGATTAAATTATACATGAATCTATTTTTTTGTCCGAATGATTTGTTTAATCTATTTGAGAACCAAAGGAAGCATACGCTAATTTCATTTAGTAAAAGTAGATGGAGCTAAGGTAGAAATGAATGAATCGTATCATTTAGAATATGAGGGTTTCCAATGTTGGCGAACTTATATTATTATGAATGCGCCCATCCTTTATAACAATTGCTCTGGAAGATTGACTGGCAAGCTCTAGATCATGAGTCACCATAACGATTGTCTTTCCTTTGCTTACTAATTCTTTAAGTACTTCCATAATAAGGATACGTGAGTGAGTATCTAATGCGCTAGTAGGTTCATCTAAAAACAATATTTCTGGATCTGCTAATATTGTGCGCCCAATTGCAACTTTTTGTTGTTCACCACCCGAAAGAGCATCAATAGGCTGGTGTAAATCCGCTTTTAATTCCAATCGTTCTGCCAAAGTATCGACATTTCCCCTTTTTATTTTGTGCCCATTCAATGTTCCTGGGAGTACCATATTATCGTAGGCTGACAATGAAGGTATGAGTTGAAAATCTTGAAAAATAAAACCAATTTTTTTACGACGAAACTTTGCTAATTTCGCTGCACTCCATCCATATGGTGATTTACCATCAATTAACACCTCTCCTTTTGTAGGAGGTAATAAGCTAGAAATACAATGAAGCAACGTTGTTTTTCCTGAACCAGAAGGTCCTACGATCGATACAAACTCTTGTTGCTTTACTTCAAAAGAAATATCAGTCAGCACTTGTAAAAGATTTCCTTTCGCAAGCTGTATCTCTTTTTTTAATTCGTTTATTGAAATAACTATCTCTCTCATCGATATTAACCTCCATAAAATCATTCTAGTTTATAAATCAAACTCTCATACAAAACTGTAGGACGCAAACTACTCATTGATAGTATAAGGATCTCCCAATTCAGCAATTTCTTTCCTTCTTTCAATCTGA is part of the Enterococcus mundtii genome and harbors:
- a CDS encoding NusG domain II-containing protein → MHNFRKSGIKPWDIIIISILVVASFVPTIVFALSFDNAEIGNSVKYAVVKIDGKEVERFDLDEISSKMVTYYPSDTQYNIVEIHEGKIRVKEDNSPDQIAVRTDWISEPGQTSICLPHRLVITIEQEGQSDYHIY
- the rpsN gene encoding 30S ribosomal protein S14: MAKKSKIAKMNKQVALINKYSEQRQELKAANDYEGLAKLPKESNPNRLKLRDQTDGRPRGYMRKFGMSRITFRELAHQGLIPGVKKASW
- a CDS encoding MerR family transcriptional regulator, with amino-acid sequence MREMDKRSELLSIGELAKITGVNIKSLRYCEQVGVLLPVYINPDSGYRYYSLAQVSAVELIQACVEIGLPLKELHRFSDPNNSIDYLSFLSYSEELMKQKIDSLQQNLKGMQEVKEEINLLKTYRHSKKQHIRQLSEKYLYVFPYQQTDNKKTLYTEAANLFDRSMEAGYEPLYDFGILYEFIDKNVHQYMYIEIKPTKNVGNNIKILPSGEYACRFSPKSYGERLPELFPEIFKKKSTVLAIEAEASTGTLEEIVYEIRVFSEGMND
- a CDS encoding ABC transporter ATP-binding protein, which translates into the protein MREIVISINELKKEIQLAKGNLLQVLTDISFEVKQQEFVSIVGPSGSGKTTLLHCISSLLPPTKGEVLIDGKSPYGWSAAKLAKFRRKKIGFIFQDFQLIPSLSAYDNMVLPGTLNGHKIKRGNVDTLAERLELKADLHQPIDALSGGEQQKVAIGRTILADPEILFLDEPTSALDTHSRILIMEVLKELVSKGKTIVMVTHDLELASQSSRAIVIKDGRIHNNISSPTLETLIF
- the rpmF gene encoding 50S ribosomal protein L32; the encoded protein is MAVPARKTSKAKKRLRRTHQSLTKPEISFDELTGDYRRSHHVSLKGYYKGRKVTE
- a CDS encoding C39 family peptidase, with product MKRGFISKGICGFTILAILASSFGVSQVFAEDSSTMETSTESTQTSAAPQIKSTETNEVSQEKETEIPAQETQQTPPVQASEAKEAQPEQPQTAIVDGVEVVLQAPEKAGKNEADITQAPKEELIEGSPRLFRAAVQTIPMYRLFNPHSGEHFYTRDTGERDHLRRIGWNYEGVGWQAPTSGDPVYRLYNRYNGEHFYTLNAKERDSITKQGWKYEGIGWYSYKGANAIPVSRLYNKRVNWHHYTLDENEKKVITKQGWVYEGVGWYAVGSGQQNQEDYKLLGVKNYNQYALGAPSGCEGASLLQALQYKGKITNWSLTQFLNTIPKSPNGNPNSGFVGSPFVENSWTYSAIYPTPLTAWGKKYGNVQNISGSSMSTLLNEVKNGHPVVAWVTINFQPIRWGNWNFGIAANNNHAVTLDGYNKGSNQVHVSDPISGSYWMNRATFENIYNARKYAVVVR